The following proteins come from a genomic window of Streptomyces sp. GS7:
- a CDS encoding DEAD/DEAH box helicase → MTLIDHLPNDADPDALFEAFSGWAEQQGIALYPAQEEALIEVVSGANVILSTPTGSGKSLVAAGAHFTALANDQVTFYTAPIKALVSEKFFDLCKLFGTENVGMLTGDASVNADAPVICCTAEVLASIALRDGKHADIGQVVMDEFHFYAEPDRGWAWQIPLLELPQAQFILMSATLGDMSRFEEDLTRRTGKPTSVVRSATRPVPLSYEYRTTALTETLTELLETRQSPVYIVHFTQAAAVERAQALMSINMCTRAEKDEIAKLIGNFRFTTKFGRNLSRYVRHGIGVHHAGMLPKYRRLVEKLAQAGLLKVICGTDTLGVGVNVPIRTVLFTALTKYDGTRVRTLRAREFHQIAGRAGRAGFDTAGFVVAQAPEHVVENEKALAKAGDDPKKRRKVVRKKAPEGFVNWGENTFEKLIASDPEPLTSRFRVTHAMLLSVIARPGNAFEAMRRLLEDNHEPRRNQLRHIRRAIAIYRSLVDGGIVERLPEPDAEGRIVRLTVDLQQDFALNQPLSTFALAAFDLLDPESPSYALDMVSVVESTLDDPRQILAAQQNKARGEAVAQMKADGVEYEERMERLMDVEYPKPLDELLSHAYGLYRKSHPWVGDHPLSPKSVIRDMYERAMTFTEFTSFYELARTEGIVLRYLASAFKALDHTVPDDLKSEDFQDIVAWLGEMVRQVDSSLLDEWEQLANPEEETADEAAERADQVRPVTANARAFRVLVRNAMFRRVELAALDKVEELGEMDAESGWDADAWGEAMDAYWDEYDELGTGPDARGPKLLQIEEDAQHGLWKVRQTFADPNGDHDWGVSAEVDLAASDEEGRAVVRVTDVGQL, encoded by the coding sequence GTGACCCTCATCGATCATCTGCCGAACGACGCCGACCCCGATGCCCTCTTCGAAGCCTTTTCGGGCTGGGCCGAGCAGCAGGGCATCGCGCTCTACCCTGCCCAGGAGGAGGCGCTGATCGAAGTGGTCTCGGGGGCGAACGTCATCCTGTCCACCCCCACCGGCTCCGGAAAGAGCCTGGTGGCGGCCGGCGCGCACTTCACCGCTCTCGCCAACGACCAGGTCACGTTCTACACCGCGCCCATCAAGGCGCTGGTCTCGGAGAAGTTCTTCGACCTCTGCAAGCTCTTCGGCACCGAGAACGTCGGCATGCTCACCGGTGACGCGTCGGTCAACGCGGATGCGCCGGTCATCTGCTGCACCGCCGAGGTGCTCGCCTCGATAGCGCTGCGTGACGGCAAGCACGCCGACATCGGCCAGGTCGTGATGGACGAGTTCCATTTCTACGCCGAGCCGGACCGCGGCTGGGCCTGGCAGATTCCGCTGCTGGAGCTGCCGCAGGCGCAGTTCATCCTGATGTCGGCGACGCTCGGCGACATGTCGCGGTTCGAGGAGGACCTGACCCGGCGCACCGGCAAGCCGACGTCGGTGGTGCGCTCCGCGACCCGGCCCGTTCCGCTGTCGTACGAGTACCGCACGACGGCGCTGACGGAGACGCTGACCGAACTGCTGGAGACCCGCCAGTCGCCGGTCTACATCGTGCACTTCACCCAGGCCGCCGCCGTGGAGCGAGCGCAGGCGCTGATGAGCATCAACATGTGCACCCGCGCCGAGAAGGACGAGATCGCCAAGCTCATCGGGAACTTTCGCTTCACCACCAAGTTCGGGCGCAACCTGTCGCGGTACGTCCGGCACGGCATCGGCGTGCACCACGCCGGCATGCTGCCGAAGTACCGCCGGCTCGTCGAGAAGCTGGCCCAGGCAGGGCTGCTGAAGGTCATCTGCGGTACCGACACGCTCGGCGTCGGGGTCAATGTCCCCATCCGTACGGTGCTGTTCACCGCGCTGACCAAGTACGACGGGACGCGGGTGCGGACGCTGCGGGCCCGCGAGTTCCACCAGATCGCGGGCCGCGCCGGCCGGGCGGGTTTCGACACGGCGGGCTTTGTGGTGGCGCAGGCTCCCGAGCATGTCGTGGAGAACGAGAAGGCGCTGGCGAAGGCGGGCGACGATCCGAAGAAGCGCCGCAAGGTCGTCCGCAAGAAGGCGCCGGAGGGCTTCGTCAACTGGGGCGAGAACACCTTCGAGAAGCTCATCGCGTCCGATCCCGAGCCGCTGACCTCGCGCTTCCGTGTGACGCACGCGATGCTGCTGTCGGTGATCGCCCGGCCGGGCAACGCCTTCGAGGCGATGCGCCGGCTCCTGGAGGACAACCACGAGCCGCGGCGGAACCAGCTGCGGCACATCCGCCGCGCGATCGCGATCTACCGCTCCCTCGTGGACGGCGGGATCGTGGAGCGGCTCCCGGAGCCGGACGCGGAGGGCCGGATCGTCCGGCTCACCGTCGACCTCCAGCAGGACTTCGCGCTCAACCAGCCGCTGTCGACGTTCGCACTGGCCGCGTTCGACCTGCTCGACCCCGAGTCGCCGTCGTACGCCCTGGACATGGTCTCGGTCGTGGAGTCCACTCTCGACGACCCCCGGCAGATCCTGGCCGCCCAGCAGAACAAGGCGCGGGGCGAGGCGGTCGCCCAGATGAAGGCCGACGGCGTCGAGTACGAGGAGCGCATGGAGCGCCTCATGGACGTCGAGTACCCCAAGCCGCTCGACGAGCTGCTGTCGCACGCCTACGGCCTCTACCGCAAGAGCCACCCGTGGGTCGGCGACCACCCGCTGTCGCCGAAGTCGGTCATCCGCGATATGTACGAACGCGCCATGACCTTCACGGAGTTCACCTCCTTCTACGAGCTGGCGCGCACCGAGGGCATCGTCCTGCGCTACCTGGCGAGCGCCTTCAAGGCCCTGGACCACACCGTGCCGGACGATCTGAAGTCGGAGGACTTCCAGGACATCGTCGCCTGGCTGGGCGAGATGGTCCGGCAGGTCGACTCCAGTCTGCTGGACGAATGGGAGCAGCTCGCCAATCCGGAGGAGGAGACCGCGGACGAGGCGGCCGAGCGCGCCGACCAGGTCCGGCCGGTCACGGCCAACGCGCGGGCGTTCCGCGTCCTCGTCCGCAATGCGATGTTCCGGCGGGTGGAGCTGGCGGCACTGGACAAGGTCGAGGAACTCGGCGAGATGGATGCGGAGTCCGGGTGGGACGCGGACGCCTGGGGCGAGGCCATGGACGCCTACTGGGACGAGTACGACGAGCTGGGCACCGGCCCGGACGCGCGCGGCCCCAAGCTCCTGCAGATCGAGGAGGATGCCCAACACGGGCTGTGGAAGGTGCGGCAGACGTTCGCCGACCCGAACGGCGATCACGACTGGGGCGTCTCCGCCGAGGTGGACCTGGCCGCCTCCGACGAGGAGGGGCGCGCGGTGGTGAGGGTCACGGATGTGGGGCAGTTGTGA
- a CDS encoding purine-cytosine permease family protein produces the protein MTQQQSERRHGPPAGGHTTAGTVERNGIDPVPEAERHGTPRSLFWPWAASGLSLLSIAYGSYLMGLGLNPWQAVATGVIGYVLSFVLVGVVSIAGARTGAPTMAIGRASFGRQGNKLPTLFSYVSNVGWETVLVALSSLGGAAILARVSPEVFAQPDGRSPTTGAQALCFAVTAVSVVVVGIYGHALIMKVQTYVTGAITITTVVYMALMAGRVHPSALVHGPPADLGTAIGGVVFAMTLLGLGWVNCGADYSRYLPRRSSGRAIAGWTTLGGVLAPVVLLVFGVLLNAGDPALARAAAADPVGALAAELPTWFLVPYLLTAIGGFASGAIMDIYSSGMAMLALGIPVRRHLAVLVDGVLMAAGGWYVLFVSPGFFATFQAFLSIIGVAMAGWTAVFLVEQWRRRRTGFALAAVPAVGWPAVLSLAVATAVGLGLITSADPHIARVVGYLLTDSAAHGTLGAMNLGVVVALLVAGALYAATAPLANPRPAAPEGTR, from the coding sequence ATGACGCAGCAGCAGTCGGAGCGGCGGCACGGCCCGCCCGCGGGCGGGCACACCACGGCGGGCACCGTGGAGCGCAACGGCATCGACCCGGTTCCGGAGGCCGAGCGGCACGGCACGCCCCGGTCCCTGTTCTGGCCGTGGGCCGCGTCCGGGCTGTCCCTGCTGTCCATCGCCTACGGGAGCTACCTCATGGGCCTCGGGCTCAACCCCTGGCAGGCGGTGGCCACCGGAGTCATCGGCTACGTGCTGTCGTTCGTCCTCGTCGGCGTGGTCTCGATCGCCGGGGCGCGTACGGGGGCGCCCACGATGGCCATCGGGCGGGCCTCCTTCGGGCGACAGGGCAACAAGCTGCCCACCTTGTTCAGTTATGTCTCGAACGTCGGCTGGGAGACCGTACTGGTCGCGCTCTCCTCGCTGGGCGGAGCCGCCATCCTGGCGCGTGTCTCGCCCGAGGTCTTCGCCCAACCCGACGGGCGGTCCCCGACCACCGGGGCCCAGGCCCTGTGCTTCGCCGTGACCGCCGTCTCCGTGGTCGTCGTCGGGATCTACGGGCATGCGCTGATCATGAAGGTGCAGACCTATGTGACCGGCGCGATCACCATCACGACGGTGGTCTACATGGCGCTGATGGCCGGCCGTGTCCACCCGTCCGCCCTCGTGCACGGCCCGCCGGCCGATCTCGGCACCGCCATCGGGGGCGTGGTCTTCGCGATGACGCTCCTGGGGCTGGGGTGGGTCAACTGCGGTGCCGACTACAGCCGTTACCTGCCCCGAAGGAGCAGCGGCCGGGCGATCGCCGGCTGGACGACGCTGGGCGGGGTGCTGGCCCCTGTGGTGCTGCTGGTCTTCGGGGTGCTGCTGAACGCCGGTGACCCCGCGCTCGCGCGGGCGGCGGCCGCCGACCCCGTGGGCGCGCTGGCCGCCGAGCTGCCGACCTGGTTCCTGGTGCCGTATCTGCTGACGGCCATCGGGGGCTTCGCCTCCGGGGCGATCATGGACATCTACAGCTCGGGAATGGCGATGCTGGCCCTCGGCATCCCCGTCCGCCGGCATCTCGCGGTGCTGGTGGACGGTGTGCTGATGGCGGCGGGTGGCTGGTACGTGCTGTTCGTCTCGCCCGGTTTCTTCGCCACGTTCCAGGCGTTCCTGTCCATCATCGGGGTGGCGATGGCCGGCTGGACGGCGGTCTTCCTGGTCGAGCAGTGGCGCCGCCGCCGGACCGGCTTCGCTCTGGCCGCCGTACCCGCCGTGGGATGGCCGGCGGTGCTCTCCCTGGCCGTCGCCACCGCCGTCGGGCTCGGCCTGATCACGTCCGCGGATCCGCACATCGCCCGGGTGGTGGGCTATCTGCTCACCGACAGCGCCGCACACGGCACCCTGGGCGCCATGAACCTCGGCGTCGTGGTCGCCCTGCTCGTCGCGGGCGCCCTGTACGCCGCCACCGCCCCGTTGGCCAACCCCCGTCCCGCAGCCCCCGAAGGAACCCGATGA
- a CDS encoding acyl-CoA thioesterase produces the protein MTTNPAEKLVDLLDLEQIEVNIFRGRSPQESLQRVFGGQVAGQALVAAGRTAEGDRPVHSLHAYFLRPGRPGVPIVYQVERVRDGRSFTTRRVVAVQQGRTIFNLTASFHKPEPGFEHQLPMRRAVPDPDDLPNVAEEVREHLGGLPESLERMARRQPFDIRYVDRLRWTPDEIEGAEPRSAVWMRAVGPLGDDPLVHTCALTYASDMTLLDAVRIPIEPLWGPRGFDMASLDHAMWFHRPFRADEWFLYDQESPIATGGRGLARGRIYDREGRLLVSVVQEGLFRAL, from the coding sequence GTGACGACGAATCCGGCCGAGAAGCTGGTCGATCTGCTGGACCTCGAACAGATCGAGGTGAACATCTTCCGGGGCCGCAGCCCCCAGGAGAGCCTCCAGCGGGTCTTCGGCGGGCAGGTCGCAGGCCAGGCGCTGGTGGCTGCCGGGCGGACCGCCGAAGGGGACCGCCCGGTCCACTCGCTGCACGCGTACTTCCTGCGCCCCGGCCGGCCCGGGGTGCCGATCGTGTACCAGGTCGAGCGGGTTCGCGACGGGCGGTCCTTCACCACCCGCCGGGTCGTCGCCGTCCAGCAGGGACGCACGATCTTCAATCTGACCGCCTCCTTCCACAAGCCGGAACCCGGCTTCGAACACCAACTGCCGATGCGCCGGGCCGTACCCGACCCGGACGATCTGCCGAACGTCGCGGAAGAGGTCCGCGAGCACCTGGGCGGTCTGCCCGAGTCGCTGGAGCGGATGGCGCGCCGGCAGCCGTTCGACATCCGGTACGTCGACCGGCTGCGCTGGACGCCGGACGAGATCGAGGGCGCGGAGCCGCGCAGCGCCGTCTGGATGCGCGCGGTCGGACCGCTGGGTGACGATCCACTCGTGCACACCTGCGCGCTGACCTACGCCAGCGACATGACCCTGCTGGACGCGGTCCGGATCCCGATCGAGCCCCTCTGGGGCCCGCGCGGCTTCGACATGGCCTCCCTCGACCACGCCATGTGGTTCCACCGCCCCTTCCGCGCGGACGAGTGGTTCCTCTACGACCAGGAGTCCCCGATCGCCACCGGCGGCCGCGGCCTGGCCCGCGGACGGATCTACGACCGCGAGGGCAGGCTGCTCGTCTCCGTCGTCCAGGAGGGATTGTTTAGGGCACTGTAG
- a CDS encoding PPOX class F420-dependent oxidoreductase, with translation MARKMTEDEWRAFLSEGTRTGKLSTVRADGSPHVAPVSFLMVGDELVFNTGRKSVKGRNLARDGRVALCVDDERPPFAFVVVHGTAELSEDLADVRHWATRIAARYVGEERAREYGARNGVPGELVVRVRIDKVVAVADLAS, from the coding sequence ATGGCGCGGAAGATGACCGAGGACGAGTGGCGGGCGTTCCTTTCCGAGGGCACCCGTACCGGAAAGCTGTCGACTGTACGGGCCGACGGGAGCCCGCACGTCGCTCCGGTGTCGTTCCTCATGGTCGGTGACGAGTTGGTGTTCAACACCGGCAGGAAGTCGGTCAAGGGTCGCAACCTCGCCCGCGATGGCAGGGTGGCGCTCTGCGTCGACGACGAACGGCCGCCGTTCGCGTTCGTCGTCGTGCACGGGACGGCGGAACTCAGCGAGGATCTCGCGGACGTGCGGCACTGGGCGACCCGGATCGCGGCCCGCTATGTGGGCGAGGAGCGCGCACGGGAGTACGGCGCCCGCAACGGCGTGCCGGGCGAACTGGTGGTCCGGGTCAGGATCGACAAGGTGGTCGCGGTCGCCGATCTCGCGAGCTGA
- a CDS encoding GTP-binding protein, producing the protein MNAAQGAPEGAALDPDPELSLKILVAGGFGAGKTTLVGSVSEIRPLRTEERLSEAGQSVDDTGGVDGKTSTTVAMDFGRITIRDGLALYLFGTPGQDRFWFLWDDLSEGALGAVVLADTRRLQDCFPAVDYFERRAIPFLVAVNCFAEGRSYGADEVSHALDLDRGTPVVLCDARDRDSGKEVLVRLVEHAGRLRSARQLDSVG; encoded by the coding sequence ATGAACGCCGCACAAGGGGCCCCGGAAGGCGCAGCCCTGGACCCCGACCCCGAATTGTCGCTGAAAATCTTAGTCGCGGGCGGATTCGGGGCGGGCAAGACCACCCTGGTCGGCTCGGTCAGTGAGATCCGGCCGCTGCGCACCGAGGAACGCCTCAGTGAGGCGGGTCAATCCGTGGACGACACCGGGGGAGTGGACGGCAAGACGAGTACCACCGTGGCGATGGACTTCGGCCGCATCACCATCAGGGACGGCCTCGCCCTGTACCTCTTCGGCACTCCTGGGCAGGACCGGTTCTGGTTCCTGTGGGACGACCTGTCGGAGGGCGCCCTGGGGGCCGTGGTGCTGGCCGACACCCGCCGGCTGCAGGACTGCTTCCCGGCCGTCGACTACTTCGAGCGCCGCGCGATACCGTTCCTCGTGGCCGTCAACTGCTTTGCGGAGGGCCGGTCCTACGGTGCCGACGAGGTCTCCCACGCCCTGGACCTGGACCGCGGCACCCCCGTCGTCCTCTGTGACGCGAGGGACCGCGACTCGGGCAAGGAGGTGCTGGTCCGTCTCGTCGAGCACGCCGGGCGGCTGCGCTCCGCCCGGCAGCTGGATTCCGTGGGCTGA
- a CDS encoding class I SAM-dependent methyltransferase, whose translation MTDHHADRPHEVRAFFAPRAASWDAKFPDDGPAYAAGVAELSLRRGDHVLDAGCGTGRALPALREAVGARGTVLGADLTPEMLHAAVRAGRGAHGALLLGDVTRLPLRGAALDAVFAAGLISHLPDCAGGLSELARVVRPGGRLALFHPVGRAALAARKGRPLTPGDLRAEPNLRPLLAGSGWDLVRYVDEDSRYLALAVRRG comes from the coding sequence ATGACCGACCACCACGCCGACCGGCCGCACGAGGTCCGCGCGTTCTTCGCGCCGCGCGCCGCGAGTTGGGACGCCAAGTTCCCGGATGACGGCCCCGCCTACGCGGCGGGCGTCGCCGAACTGTCGCTCCGGAGAGGCGATCACGTCCTGGACGCCGGCTGCGGCACGGGACGCGCCCTGCCGGCCCTCAGAGAGGCCGTGGGAGCGCGCGGAACGGTGCTGGGCGCGGACCTCACCCCGGAGATGCTGCACGCCGCCGTACGGGCCGGACGCGGCGCCCACGGGGCCCTGCTGCTCGGCGATGTGACCCGGCTCCCGCTCCGCGGCGCCGCCCTGGACGCCGTGTTCGCCGCGGGGCTGATCTCCCATCTGCCCGACTGCGCGGGCGGACTGTCCGAACTGGCCAGGGTCGTCCGCCCCGGTGGCCGGCTGGCCCTCTTCCACCCCGTCGGCCGGGCGGCCCTCGCGGCGCGCAAGGGCCGCCCGCTCACGCCCGGCGACCTCCGGGCGGAGCCGAACCTGCGGCCCCTCCTGGCCGGCAGCGGCTGGGACCTGGTCCGGTATGTGGACGAGGACTCCCGCTACCTGGCGCTGGCGGTCCGCCGGGGGTGA
- a CDS encoding oxygenase MpaB family protein, with amino-acid sequence MRRYDWLEEIRRLDPERDFLRIYRITATYEFPWDLTRALELALYRTYAVPSIGRLLAETAELTDRTQKRYDDTALLLDAVLEHGFDGDEGRTALRRINQMHRSYDISNDDMRYVLCTFVVVPIRWIDRYGWRRLSEHEKRAIAAYYRTLGRHMGITEIPQTHQDFARCLDAYEKAHFGWDPGARRVSDATLDLMAGWYGPLAPVVRGASMALLDDTLLDAFRYDRPRPAVRKAVRGALKLRARAVRLLPPRRTPHYARQNPEIKGYPNGFRVAELGTFPAARPMGGCPVPHEEDPAAS; translated from the coding sequence GTGCGGCGTTACGACTGGCTCGAAGAGATCCGGCGGCTCGATCCGGAGCGGGACTTCCTGCGGATCTACCGGATCACCGCCACCTACGAGTTCCCCTGGGACCTCACCAGGGCCCTGGAACTGGCCCTCTACCGCACCTACGCGGTACCGAGCATCGGCCGACTGCTCGCCGAGACCGCGGAACTGACGGACCGTACGCAGAAGCGCTACGACGACACCGCCCTCCTCCTGGACGCCGTCCTGGAGCACGGTTTCGACGGCGACGAGGGCCGCACCGCGCTCCGCCGCATCAACCAGATGCACCGCAGCTACGACATCAGCAACGACGATATGCGCTATGTGCTGTGCACCTTCGTGGTGGTGCCGATCCGCTGGATCGACCGGTACGGCTGGCGGCGGCTGAGCGAGCACGAGAAGCGCGCCATAGCGGCGTACTACCGCACCCTCGGGCGCCACATGGGGATCACCGAAATCCCGCAGACCCACCAGGACTTCGCTCGCTGCCTCGACGCCTACGAGAAAGCGCACTTCGGCTGGGATCCCGGCGCCCGCCGGGTGTCGGACGCCACCCTGGACCTGATGGCGGGCTGGTACGGACCGCTCGCACCGGTGGTGCGCGGTGCGAGCATGGCTCTCCTGGACGACACGCTGCTGGACGCCTTCCGCTACGACCGGCCCAGGCCCGCGGTCCGGAAGGCGGTACGCGGCGCCCTCAAGCTGCGCGCCCGGGCCGTGCGGCTGCTGCCGCCCCGCCGCACCCCGCACTACGCCCGCCAGAACCCGGAGATCAAGGGCTATCCGAACGGCTTCCGGGTGGCCGAGCTGGGGACGTTCCCCGCCGCGCGCCCGATGGGCGGCTGCCCCGTTCCCCATGAGGAGGACCCGGCGGCATCGTGA
- a CDS encoding DUF6397 family protein, whose protein sequence is MTVMCDGRQTLAMGRAARELELRSGEFELATQLGQVRTVPAGPADRPGRAGPPARRRVPAEEIARLQAEPGFPEALRERLRTLTTNEAATLMGIGPGRALRLTRAGCVSPVRFYVNRFGAVVWLYLATEIAEFAERQPELMQGSTPAAMRVMLNNGQDWRAREWRSRRVAQLMRQTDDPWASAAVIAAVLPPEELASVAQDPLERTLLRRLRPALASMITATSAAREAFERVLTAEEFDEVMWYRVSLSRSLEEARRDDPGRPRTPTAPTTTARRPLQPPSLRNSPSGDGRTLPTVP, encoded by the coding sequence ATGACAGTGATGTGCGATGGGCGGCAGACGCTCGCGATGGGGCGGGCGGCCCGGGAACTGGAGCTGCGGAGCGGCGAGTTCGAGCTCGCCACCCAGCTCGGGCAGGTACGGACGGTCCCGGCCGGGCCGGCGGACCGGCCGGGTCGTGCCGGGCCGCCGGCGCGGCGCCGGGTCCCGGCGGAGGAGATCGCCCGGCTGCAGGCCGAGCCGGGCTTCCCGGAGGCGCTGCGCGAACGCCTCCGCACCCTCACCACGAACGAGGCCGCGACGCTGATGGGCATCGGCCCCGGCCGGGCCCTGCGGCTGACCCGCGCCGGCTGCGTGAGTCCCGTCCGGTTCTACGTGAACCGCTTCGGCGCCGTGGTCTGGCTCTATCTCGCCACGGAGATCGCGGAGTTCGCGGAGCGCCAGCCGGAGCTGATGCAGGGCAGCACCCCGGCCGCGATGCGGGTGATGCTCAACAACGGGCAGGACTGGCGGGCTCGGGAATGGCGCAGCCGCCGGGTCGCCCAGCTCATGCGCCAGACCGACGACCCCTGGGCCTCGGCCGCGGTGATCGCCGCCGTACTCCCTCCGGAAGAACTGGCCTCGGTCGCCCAGGACCCGCTGGAGCGCACGCTGCTCCGCAGGCTGCGCCCGGCACTCGCCTCCATGATCACGGCGACCTCCGCGGCCCGTGAAGCCTTCGAACGGGTCCTGACGGCCGAGGAGTTCGACGAGGTGATGTGGTACCGCGTCAGCCTCTCCCGGTCCCTCGAAGAGGCCCGCCGGGACGACCCCGGACGACCAAGGACACCGACCGCCCCAACCACCACCGCCCGCCGCCCGCTTCAGCCGCCCAGCTTGCGGAACAGCCCCTCCGGGGATGGTCGGACACTTCCTACAGTGCCCTAA
- a CDS encoding roadblock/LC7 domain-containing protein, giving the protein MALSSGLDWLLDDLTKRVEKVRHALVLSNDGLVTGVSQGLEREDAEHLAAVASGLHSLAKGSALHFRIGRVRQTMIEFDDGVLFVTAAGDGSCLCVLAGADADMGQIAYEMTLLVNRVGEHLGVAARRPETYPQA; this is encoded by the coding sequence ATGGCATTGAGCAGCGGACTCGACTGGCTGCTGGACGACCTGACCAAACGGGTGGAGAAGGTGCGGCACGCGTTGGTGCTCTCCAACGACGGGCTGGTGACCGGCGTGAGCCAGGGGCTGGAGCGGGAGGACGCCGAGCATCTCGCGGCGGTGGCCTCGGGGCTGCACAGTCTGGCGAAGGGGTCGGCACTCCACTTCCGTATCGGACGGGTACGCCAGACCATGATCGAGTTCGACGACGGGGTGCTGTTCGTGACGGCGGCGGGGGACGGCAGCTGCCTGTGTGTGCTGGCCGGAGCCGACGCCGACATGGGCCAGATCGCGTACGAAATGACGCTGTTGGTCAATCGCGTGGGGGAGCACCTGGGCGTCGCGGCCCGCCGGCCGGAGACTTATCCACAGGCTTGA